The sequence CTCTACAAGGCCGGCTTCGTCGGCAAGGGCACCGCGACCCCGGTGACCCTCGGCCCCACCGGGGAACTCGCCGGCTGGCCCGTCCTCGTCTTCGCGGTGACCCTGCTGCTGATCTTCATGCTCCAGGCCCGCAACATCCCCGGCGCGATCCTCATCGGCATCGTCGTCGGCACCGTGGTCGCCGTCGTGATCAACAAGGTCGCGGACGTCGACCCGAAGATCTGGAGCAGCGGTCCGCCGGAGCTGAACGGCTCCGCGGTCTCCTCGCCGGACTTCTCGCTCTTCGGTGACGTCGACTTCGGCGGCTGGGGCGACGTCGGCGCGATGACCGTCGGCTTCATCGTCTTCACGCTGGTGCTCGCCGGGTTCTTCGACGCGATGGCCACCATCATCGGCGTCGGTACGGAGGCCGGGCTCGCCGACGACAAGGGCCGCATGCCGGGCCTGTCCAAGGCGCTGTTCATCGACGGTGCGGGCGGCGCGATCGGCGGCGTCGCAGGCGGCTCCGGCCAGACGGTCTTCGTGGAGTCCGCGACCGGCGTCGGCGAGGGGGCCAGGACCGGCCTCGCCTCCGTCGTCACCGGCCTGTTCTTCGCCGCCTGCCTCTTCTTCACCCCGCTCACCGCGATCGTGCCCGCCGAGGTGGCGTCCGCCGCCCTCGTGGTCATCGGCGCCATGATGATGCAGAACGCCCGGCACGTGGACTGGAGCGACCGCTCCGTGGCCATCCCCGTGTTCCTCACGGTGGTCCTGATGCCGTTCACGTACACCATCACCACCGGTGTCGCGGCGGGCGTCATCTCCTACGTCGCCATCAAGGCCGCCCAGGGCCGGGCCCGCGAGGTCGGTGCCTTCATGTGGGGCCTGACGGTGATCTTCATCGTCTACTTCGCCCTGCACCCGATCGAGAGCTGGCTAGGCGTCAGCTGACCCGCCGCTCCCACACCCGC is a genomic window of Streptomyces sp. NBC_00708 containing:
- a CDS encoding NCS2 family permease, producing MTQQSVQPKTGAEDAGPGSRVPAGRSWLDRYFHISERNSTVAREVRGGVTTFMAMAYILLLNPLILGGKDVDQNVLSQPALITATALAAAATTLLMGFVGKVPLALAAGLSVSGVLSSQVAPEMTWPQAMGMCVMYGLVICLLVVTGLRELIMNAIPLPLKHGITMGIGLFIALIGLYKAGFVGKGTATPVTLGPTGELAGWPVLVFAVTLLLIFMLQARNIPGAILIGIVVGTVVAVVINKVADVDPKIWSSGPPELNGSAVSSPDFSLFGDVDFGGWGDVGAMTVGFIVFTLVLAGFFDAMATIIGVGTEAGLADDKGRMPGLSKALFIDGAGGAIGGVAGGSGQTVFVESATGVGEGARTGLASVVTGLFFAACLFFTPLTAIVPAEVASAALVVIGAMMMQNARHVDWSDRSVAIPVFLTVVLMPFTYTITTGVAAGVISYVAIKAAQGRAREVGAFMWGLTVIFIVYFALHPIESWLGVS